The sequence CGGCCGGATATCGCCGTACTCGCCGCACAGCGTCGCCAATGCCGGCATCACCCCCCGCTCCGCCAGGCTGTGCGGCAACCCCAGGCGCAGCGCGCCGCTCGGACCCTCTTTGCGCGATATCAATTGGCGCAGGGCGTCTATCTCATGCCGAATGCGCCGGCACTGCCGGTAAACGCTCAGACCGAGCGGCGTGGGTTTGAGCGGCTTGGTTTGCCTGTCCAGCAGCTGTACGCCCAGCGCCTGCTCCAGATTTTGTACGCGGCGCGTGACCGCCGGCTGGGTTAGCCCCAACTGAGTCGCGGTAGCCTGGGTGGATTTCAACTGCACCAGCGTCACAAAGGCGTCGATATCATCTATTTTCATAATAAACAGGCGCTATATTTTTCGGGCGGAAAAAATAGCCCGAGATTATATGGATAGGATATTGGCTTATTCATTGACGGAAATATTGGCTCGTTGAATGATATCTTTACTGATGGAATAGGTGGCTTTAATTAATTCGCTGGTTTGCTCCGGCGTTTTTATTTCCGGCGATACGCCGATGCCGGTTAATTCCGCCTGGGTTTTCGCATCGTTTAACGCTTCACTGAAGGCCCGGCGCAATTTATCCACCACCGGTTGCGGCGTGCCCGCGGGCGCGACGGCGATAAATGAACCGGAGAAGTTCCACTGCGGATAGCTGTCGGTAATCGGCGGAACGCCGGGCAAATCCGGCGCGCTGTCGGCACCGAAATAAGCCAGGCCGCGTAGTTTCCCGGCTTTGACAAAACCGTTGGCCAGCGGATCGGAAACCAGATCGATGTGCCCTGCCACCGCGTCGGCCAGCGAGGGGGCGCTGCCCTTATAGGGAATATGAAGAATATCGACGCCGCTCAGCATCTTGAAATACTCCATGGAAATATTGCCCGGCGTACCGTTCCCCGAAGTGCCGTAAGTTAATTTTCCGGGATTTTTCTTTGCATAATCAATGAGCTCTGCGATGGAGTTAATCGGCAGCGATGGATTGACCGCGATGACGGAACGCGAGCCGCCAATATGGGCCAGCGGCGTGAAGTCCTTGAACGGATCAAACTGCGCCGGCAGCAGCTGCGGCGCGATGGCCAGATTGCCGATGGAGGCATTCAGCAGGGTATAACCATCCGGGCGCGCATGCGCCACTTTGGCCGCTCCCAGCGTGCCGCCCGCGCCGGGGCGGTTCTCTATCACTACCGGTTGACCCAGCCGCCGTTCCAGCGCGCGCGCGACGATGCGCGCTGAATTGTCATTGGTGCCGCCCGGAGTGTAAGGGACGACATAAGTGATGGGGCGCGTCGGATAAGCTTCCTGCGCCTGTGCAGGCGTCCCCGCCGCGATCGCCATGACGGCAGCGAAGCGTATAAATGCATATTTCATTATCTATTTTTCCTCTTTATTTATCCCGGCAATGAATATGTGTAATTTATCTTTAGAAATTAAAAATGCGTACTTAGAATAAGGGCGTAATTATAAAATTACATGATATAAATAACCGGTATTATGCAAACTATCTATATATTTTTTTGCTGACTAAAGTTGATTCATCGCTAAAGCGATATCGTCGTAATAAAGCAGGCAATGATATGAACGCAAATAAACGGGAAATATATTTCGGGTTGTTTATTCGGGCGACCGGCCGCCGCCGCCCGGGAGCAGTGTATGTCACGGCGCATTAATCAACCCGATGCGCTCAGCGGTCTGCTGTATCTGCTGCTGGGCGGCGCGTTCGCGATCGTCGCCTGGCGGCATTACCCGTTGGGCAGCGCGGCGCGCATGGGGCCGGGCTTTCTGCCGTTCTGGCTGGGTACGTTGCTGATGCTGATCGGCTGCTGGGTATTGGCGCAGGGAATACGTTCCCGTTTCGCCGAACGTCTGCCCCCTACGAATCGGCGCGCCTTGGGGCTGGTCGCCGGGTCCATCGTGGCGTTTGCGCTGGCCTTGCCCTGGTGCGGCCTGCTGTTCGCCATCGTGCTGATGGTGCTGGCCGCCACCCTGGCGGCGCCGCATGCCTCGCTGTTGCGGGCGGCGGCGCTGGGTGGCTCGCTGGCCCTGTTCAGCGCGCTGGTGTTCGTCAAGGGATTGGGCCTGCCGCTGCCTCTGTGGCCGTTTTTCATAGGATAGGATCATGGAGCTACTACAACATCTGCAGTTGGGGTTCGCCACCGCTCTCAGCCTGGAAAATCTGCTGTTCGCCCTGCTGGGCTGCCTGCTGGGCACGCTGATCGGGGTGCTGCCCGGTATCGGGCCGGTAGCCACGATAGCCATGCTTCTGCCGATCACCTACGGCATGTCCCCGACGGCGGCGCTAATCATGCTCTCCAGCATCTATTACGGCGCGCAGTATGGCGGTTCGACCACCGCCATACTGGTTAATCTGCCCGGCGAATCCTCCTCTGTCATCACCACCCTGGATGGTCATCAAATGGCGCTTCAGGGCAGGGCCGGCGTGGCGCTGACCGCCGCCGGTATCGGTTCTTTCTTCGCCGGCAGCGTGGCGACGCTGCTCATTGCCCTGTTCGCCCAGCCGCTTACCGCCATCGCGCTCAATTTCGGTCCCGCCGATTATTTTTCCCTGATGGTGTTCGGTCTGGTTGGTTCGGTGGTGATCGCTTCCGGCGCGCTGAGTAAAACCTTCGGCATGATCATTCTGGGGCTGCTGCTGGGTACCGTGGGAACCGACGTGAATTCCGGCATGGCGCGCTAC comes from Brenneria nigrifluens DSM 30175 = ATCC 13028 and encodes:
- a CDS encoding Bug family tripartite tricarboxylate transporter substrate binding protein, whose translation is MKYAFIRFAAVMAIAAGTPAQAQEAYPTRPITYVVPYTPGGTNDNSARIVARALERRLGQPVVIENRPGAGGTLGAAKVAHARPDGYTLLNASIGNLAIAPQLLPAQFDPFKDFTPLAHIGGSRSVIAVNPSLPINSIAELIDYAKKNPGKLTYGTSGNGTPGNISMEYFKMLSGVDILHIPYKGSAPSLADAVAGHIDLVSDPLANGFVKAGKLRGLAYFGADSAPDLPGVPPITDSYPQWNFSGSFIAVAPAGTPQPVVDKLRRAFSEALNDAKTQAELTGIGVSPEIKTPEQTSELIKATYSISKDIIQRANISVNE
- a CDS encoding tripartite tricarboxylate transporter TctB family protein is translated as MSRRINQPDALSGLLYLLLGGAFAIVAWRHYPLGSAARMGPGFLPFWLGTLLMLIGCWVLAQGIRSRFAERLPPTNRRALGLVAGSIVAFALALPWCGLLFAIVLMVLAATLAAPHASLLRAAALGGSLALFSALVFVKGLGLPLPLWPFFIG